A window from Telopea speciosissima isolate NSW1024214 ecotype Mountain lineage chromosome 8, Tspe_v1, whole genome shotgun sequence encodes these proteins:
- the LOC122672595 gene encoding protein argonaute PNH1-like — MPHVQMKDPQERHLVSRKPLQNSMNQQKPASQSLENCIVCFQNPQKSFGRRRVRGRGKGVQVQGVKQAELDLDMGSQVLAKGEMFQRRPGFGQLGTKCIVKANHFLAELPDKDLNQYDVTITPEVVSRRMNRAIMSQLVKLHRETELGMRLPAYDGRKNLYTAGSLPFTSKEFKIKVVSEDEGLGITRDQEFKVAIKFAARADMHQLRQFLAGKQVDAPQETLQILDIVLRELSSQRYISIGRSFYSPDIRKPQQLGGGLESWCGFYQSIRPTQMGLSLNIDMSTTAFIEPLPVIDFVGQVLGKDVLSRPLSDSDRIKVKKALRGVKVEITHRGNVRRKYRISGLTSQPTRELIFPVDEQKNMKSVVEYFQEMYGFTIQHSHLPCLQVGNQKKANYLPMEACKIVEGQRCTKSLNEKQITSLLKVTCQRPREKEMDILQTFHQNEYDQDPYAKEFGISITDKLTSVEARVLPAPWLKYHDTGKEKDCLPQVGQWNMMNKKMINGSTVNYWACINFSRSVQESTVRTFCQELAQMCQVSGMEFNHESVIPIHSARPDQVEKALKYVYSTSLNKLKGKELELLIAILPDNNGSLYGDLKRICETDLGLISQCCLTKHVFKISKQYLANVSLKINVKMGGRNTVLLDALSWRIPLVSDIPTIIFGADVTHPETGEDSSPSIAAVVASQDWPEVTKYAGLVCAQAHRQELIQDLFKTWHDPHRGTVSGGMIRELLISFRKATGQKPLRIIFYRDGVSEGQFYQVLLYELDAIRKACASLEPNYQPRVTFVVVQKRHHTRLFANNHKDKSSIDKSGNILPGTVVDTKICHPTEFDFYLCSHAGIQGTSRPAHYHVLWDENNFTADEIQSLTNNLCYTYARCTRSVSVVPPAYYAHLAAFRARFYMEPGVPENPATRSKNSSNGSRVRPLPALKERVKKVMFYC, encoded by the exons ATGCCTCACGTACAGATGAAGGACCCCCAAGAGAGACATTTGGTTTCAAGGAAACCTCTTCAGAACTCCATGAATCAGCAGAAGCCGGCTTCCCAGTCGTTAGAGAACTGTATTGTTTGCTTTCAAAATCCACAGAAGAGTTTTGGTAGGAGAAGAGttagaggaagaggaaaaggTGTGCAAGTTCAGGGGGTAAAGCAAGCTGAGCTTGATCTTGATATGGGATCCCAAGTTTTGGCCAAAGGTGAGATGTTCCAACGCCGACCTGGCTTTGGTCAATTGGGTACTAAATGCATTGTTAAAGCAAACCATTTCCTTGCGGAGTTGCCAGACAAGGACCTAAATCAGTACGAT GTGACAATAACTCCTGAGGTGGTTTCCCGTCGCATGAACAGAGCAATTATGTCTCAGTTAGTGAAGCTTCACAGAGAGACTGAATTGGGTATGAGGCTGCCTGCTTATGATGGGAGGAAGAATCTTTATACAGCTGGGTCGCTCCCTTTTACCTCAAAagagttcaaaataaaagtAGTTAGTGAAGATGAGGGTCTGGGCATTACCAG GGATCAAGAATTTAAAGTGGCAATCAAATTTGCAGCTCGAGCAGATATGCACCAGTTACGCCAATTTCTTGCTGGAAAGCAAGTTGATGCTCCTCAAGAAACTCTACAGATTCTTGACATTGTCTTGAGGGAATTGTCTAGCCAAAG GTACATATCAATAGGGAGATCATTTTATTCCCCTGATATTAGAAAACCACAGCAGCTGGGTGGTGGGTTAGAATCTTGGTGTGGTTTCTACCAGAGTATAAGACCAACGCAGATGGGATTGTCCCTTAATATTG ACATGTCCACAACTGCGTTCATTGAACCACTCCCAGTGATAGATTTTGTAGGTCAAGTTTTGGGCAAAGATGTTTTGTCAAGACCATTATCTGATTCTGATCGCATTAAG GTTAAGAAAGCCCTCAGAGGAGTCAAAGTTGAGATTACTCACCGAGGAAATGTACGACGAAAATACCGGATTTCAGGATTAACATCACAGCCTACAAGAGAACTAAT TTTCCCAGTGGATGAACAAAAGAACATGAAATCAGTCGTCGAATACTTTCAGGAGATGTATGGATTTACCATTCAGCATTCCCATCTTCCTTGCCTTCAAGTAGGAAACCAGAAAAAAGCAAATTATTTGCCAATGGAG GCTTGCAAAATTGTTGAGGGACAAAGATGCACAAAGAGCTTGAATGAAAAGCAGATAACGTCCTTGCTAAAAGTTACCTGCCAGAGACCACGGGAGAAAGAAATGGACATTTTGCAG acatttcatcaaaatGAGTATGATCAAGATCCTTACGCAAAGGAATTTGGTATATCTATCACTGACAAGCTTACATCTGTTGAAGCTCGGGTCCTCCCTGCACCATGG cTGAAATATCATGATACTGGGAAAGAAAAAGATTGTTTGCCTCAGGTTGGTCAGTGGAATATGATGAATAAG AAAATGATAAATGGGAGTACCGTAAATTACTGGGCTTGTATCAACTTCTCAAGAAGCGTTCAAGAAAGCACTGTTCGTACTTTTTGTCAGGAACTTGCTCAGATGTGTCAAGTCTCTGGCATG GAATTCAATCATGAATCTGTTATTCCAATACACTCAGCAAGGCCAGATCAAGTGGAGAAAGCACTCAAATATGTATATAGCACATCACTGAACAAACTCAAGGGGAAAGAGTTGGAGCTACTTATTGCTATTCTCCCAGACAACAATGGTTCTCTGTATG GTGATTTAAAGAGAATTTGTGAAACGGATTTGGGGTTGATATCCCAGTGCTGTCTAACAAAACATGTTTTCAAGATTAGCAAACAGTACCTGGCAAATGTGTCACTTAAAATTAATGTCAAG ATGGGGGGAAGAAATACGGTACTTTTAGATGCTTTGAGTTGGAGAATTCCTTTGGTTAGTGACATTCCCACAATAATATTTGGAGCTGATGTAACTCATCCGGAGACTGGGGAGGACTCTAGTCCATCTATTGCTGCT GTTGTAGCTTCCCAAGATTGGCCTGAAGTTACAAAATATGCTGGGTTGGTGTGTGCTCAGGCTCACAGGCAAGAGCTTATTCAGGACTTGTTCAAAACCTGGCATGATCCTCATCGGGGTACAGTTAGTGGGGGCATGATCAG GGAGCTTTTAATTTCCTTTAGGAAGGCAACTGGACAGAAGCCATTGAGAATAATATTTTACAG AGATGGTGTCAGTGAAGGGCAATTTTATCAGGTTCTGCTGTATGAATTAGATGCTATCAGAAAG GCTTGTGCATCCTTGGAGCCAAATTACCAGCCTCGGGTAACCTTTGTGGTGGTCCAAAAACGTCATCATACGAGATTGTTTGCCAACAACCACAAGGATAAAAGTAGCATTGATAAGAGTGGAAACATCCTACCTG GCACTGTGGTGGACACCAAGATCTGTCATCCTACTGAATTCGACTTCTACCTCTGCAGTCATGCTGGAATCCAG GGAACAAGTCGACCAGCTCATTATCATGTCCTCTGGGATGAAAACAATTTCACTGCAGATGAAATTCAATCACTTACCAACAATCTATGTTATAC GTATGCTCGATGCACGCGATCTGTTTCAGTGG TTCCTCCTGCTTACTATGCTCATCTGGCTGCATTTCGAGCTCGATTTTACATGGAACCAGGGGTGCCTGAGAACCCTGCAACACGAAGCAAGAACTCATCAAATGGTTCTCGTGTCCGACCTCTACCTGCACTGAAAGAAAGGGTGAAAAAGGTAATGTTCTACTGTTAG